The Cellulomonas oligotrophica sequence GCGTCACCTCGGCCGACCTCGTCGCCGTCCACCTCATGGTGGGCAGCGTCATGGACGCCTCGCGGGGCGTCGCGCCCGACCTGTGGCGGCGTGCCCTGGCCGTCGCGCTCGCCGGGCTGCAGCACGCCCGGCTGCCTGCACCCGCACCGACGGACGACGTCGTCGACCGCCTCTACGCCACCGAGAGCACCTGAGAGGGCCCTCCATGACCCTGCCGCACCCGCTGACCGACGTCCTGCGCGCCAAGGCCATCTGCTTCGTCACGACCCTCATGCCCGACGGCTCCCCGCAGGTCAGCCAGACCTGGGTGGACACCGACGGCGAGCACGTCGTCATCAACACCGTCGACACCCACCAGAAGGCCCGCAACATGGCCCGCGACAGCCGCGTGGCCCTCGGGCTCGCCGACCCGGCGAGCCCGCTGCGCTCGTGGGGGATCCGCGGGCGCGTGCTGTCCATGAGCACCGACGGCGCGCGTGAGCACCTCGACGGGCTGTCGACCAAGTACCTGGGCAGGCCCTACCCCGGGTTCGGGGGCCCGGGCGGAGGGCAGCGCGTCGTCGTCACCATCGCCGTCGACGCGGTGCACACGCCCTGACGTCCGCGACGCCGAGCTCACTCTCTCTCTCCAGCGAACTGCCCGCCGCCAGCGTCCATCCGCGACGACTCGGGCTCATCTGCTTCCTCGCGCCCGCTCCAGGTGGGCAGCGATCCGATCGGGTAGAGGCCCGTCCCCGCAAGCGGCGGCGTAACGCTCAAGAAGGGCGAGCTCAGCAGTCGAATCCTTGTTCGCGCGCAGGATCATCCCCAGCTGCGTCGTGGGCCACTGCTCCGGGACTCCGCCGCGGATGCCTGCCTCGGCTTCCGCGGCCGTCACGCAGCGTTCGAGAAGAGTGACAGCTTCCGCACTCCTGCCTTCCTTCTTCAGTTGGGCAATGAGCGTCTTGCGTGTCGACCAGTGCTCGTCGTCGAACGAGCCAGCGGCCCGCGCGGCTGATTCCCGCTCCTGCTTCGCGGCCCTCTCTCGCTCACGGGTCTGGCGCGCTTCGGCCTTCTCTGCCTGCTCCTGCTCGTGGCGCTCCGCCGCCAGCCGCTCTGCGCGGTGATCCCGCTCCCGGCCGGAAGCGCCGTGTTCGAGCGTCACGCGTGAGCGCCAGGTGCCGTCCTCGGCCGTGGCCCAGATGCGCGCGCCAATGACCGCGACGTTGCCCTGCCCGATGCGCGCGACGGAGTTCGACACCATCGAGGCGTGGTCCGATCCGACGTACCCGACCGCCTCGCCCAGAACCTCCACCCGGACGCGGTCACGTGCTTCCGGGAGCAGCCGGGCCTTCTGAAAGGTGATGCCTCCCTCGGTGTATCCGAGGGAGTGGAAGATCCGCGCGACCTGGTCGCGGTGGTTGTGCTCGTCGTCGACCTCGACAGGTCCCCACGCCTGCCCTCGCTCGACTTCGCGGAGGTTGTCGTTCCAGCCGCGCACCGGCGCGCTCACAGCGGCAGCCGCCTCATCCCGGGCGCGCTGAACAGCCTCGGGTGCAATCAGCTGAGACAACTGCTTCAACTCCATCCCCCGCGCGCTGGATGGCAGCCCGATCGCTCCCACGATGACTGTCGCTGGTCCGTCCGTCCCTGGCGCCACCGCCCACTGCCCTACCTGGGGCTCCTGAGAAAACGGCCAGATGTACGCGTACCCGCGGTCGGGAGAGAATCCGCGCAACGGGTCGGGCTTCGTTAGCTCACGGAACGCCACGACGACCACAGGTCTCGCGGGACTGGCCGTCGCTACCGGCGCCGTAACGTCGACCGACTTTCCGAACAGCTTGCTCCAGAACCCCATGAGGACAGTCTGGTGGTCACGCCACGCTCGCCGCAGCCAGTTGCTCACTAGTCGAGCGCGCGAGGTCGAGTGAGTCATCTCGGACGGCGGAGGAGCGGGATGGCTCGTCGTCTGGGGCGGTACCGCTTGGTGATCTCGCTCTGGCGCCTGGTCGATCCCTCGATCGTCGAAAGTGTCGCTGGTCGGGTCGGGAGAGGGCGACCTACCCATGGCGACGTGCGGTCGCCAGGCCGGGAATCGGCGGCTAAACCGGTGCCAGCGTCACCCGCACGAGTGAATAAGCGTTTCGGGTCGGCGATCGAAACTATCTGGACCGCGTCCGTCTGTTGACCCCCTCCAGGTCAGGCGCTCAGGGTGGGGCGCCGGCTGCTGCCGGCGCTTCGACCACTGAGGAGGGATCGATGACGAACCCCGACCTGAGGACCCGACGTCGCCGGCTGGGCGCGTTCGTGGGCGGCCTGGCCGCGACCACGTTGGCCGTGACCCTGGCGATGCCGGCTGCTGCTGCGGGCAGCACGTTGCAGGCGGCTGCGGGCGAGAGCGGGCGGTACTTCGGCACCGCGATCGCGGCGAGCCGGCTGTCGGACTCGACGTACTCGACGATCGCGAACCGTGAGTTCAACATGATCACGGCCGAGAACGAGATGAAGATGGACGCCACCGAGCCGTCGCAGGGGCAGTTCAGCTACACCCAGGGCGACCGGATCGTGAACTGGGCCCGGCAGAACGGCAAGCAGGTGCGCGGTCACGCGCTGGCGTGGCACTCCCAGCAGCCGGGCTGGATGCAGAACATGTCCGGCACGGCGCTGCGCAACGCGATGCTCAACCACGTCACCCAGGTCGCCACGTACTACCGGGGCAAGATCCACTCCTGGGACGTGGTGAACGAGGCCTTCGCCGACGGCTCGTCCGGTGCCCGGCGTGACTCGAACCTGCAGCGCACGGGCAACGACTGGATCGAGGCCGCGTTCCGCGCCGCACGCGCCGCCGACCCGAACGCCAAGCTCTGCTACAACGACTACAACACCGACGACTGGACCCACGCGAAGACGCAGGCGGTCTACACCATGGTCCGCGACTTCAAGGCGCGGGGCGTCCCGATCGACTGCGTGGGCCTGCAGTCGCACTTCAACCCGCAGAGCCCGGTGCCGAGCAACTACCAGACGACCCTCTCCTCCTTCGCGGCGCTGGGTGTGGACGTGCAGATCACCGAGCTCGACATCGAGGGCTCGGGCGCCGCGCAGGCGGAGAACTACCGCCGCGTGGTGCAGGCCTGCCTCAACGTCGCGCGCTGCACGGGCATCACGGTGTGGGGCGTGCGTGACACGGACTCGTGGCGTGCCTCGGGCACCCCGCTGCTGTTCGACGGCGCGGGCAACAAGAAGGCCGCGTACACCAGCGTCCTCAACACGCTGAACGCGGGCGGCACCGGCACCCCGACGCCGACCCCCACCCCCACGCCGACGCCCACCGGGACGCCGACGCCGACCGCCACCCCGACGCCCACGCCCACCCAGACGCCGCCCCCGACGGGCACGTGCTCGGCGAGCCTGGCGATCGCGAACAGCTGGGGCGGCGGCTACCAGGCCACCGTCACGGTGCGGGCCGGCACGTCGTCGATCAACGGCTGGCGCGTCACCCTGCCCGCCGGGGTGTCGACCAGCAACGTGTGGAACGGCGTCCTCGCCAACGGTGTCGTGAGCAACGCCGCCTACAACGGGTCGGTCGCCGCCGGCCAGACCACCACCTTCGGGTTCATCGGCAACGGCAGCGCACCCGCCCCGGGGGCACTGTCCTGCAGCTGACCTGATCCGACCCCGGCTCCACGCCGCGCAGGACGACGGCGCCGCACCCCCCTCCGGGTGCGGCGCCGTCGTCGTGCGTGCGGCGGACGTCTCACGGCGAGTGCCCGTCACCCGGTGCCCGTGGGGGCCTCGCCGTGAGAAGGTGTGCCGGGGTCACGGAAGCGGACCGCGGCGTGTGGGCACCAGGCACCGCCGGCCGGTCGACGCCCGTCGTACCCGAGCGCGTCGCGGCAGGCGACGGCAGCAGGACGCTGCCCGAGGACCCCGCGCCCGTCCCGCTCGGGCATGCCCGTCGCACGGCGCGCTGCGTCCGTGCCGGGGGAGGCAGAAGGAGGAGATGTGGCGCGAGCAGGGCAGCGTCGGTCCGGTCGCGCGAGCGCCGAGCCCGGCGGCCGGCGACCCGCGGGCGGTCGGGCGCAGCGGCCCGCCGAGCGGGGGATCGTCCCCGTGCTGGCCGACGTCGCGCGCGAGGTGGAGAACGCCGTCGCGCGGCCGCCGATGAAGCCGGGCACGCGCACCAAGTTCCAGGTGGTCGCGCTGATCGTGCGCGAGGAGCGCGCCCGCGTCATGGGCGACGCCACGCTGACGCAGGGGCGCAAGGCCGAGCAGCTCAAGCGGCTCGACGGGGTCGCCACGCAGCTCGCCCGCATCGCCGCCCGCGACACGTCGCTGCTGGAGCTGCTGGCCGAGGACGCCCGGGTCTCCGACGCCGCCCGCGTCTACAAGGCCACGGTGATGCGCGCCGGCGGGCTGGAGCCCACCGAGGACCCGGAGCCCGCGCGCCCCGCCCCGACGCCCACGCCGGGCGCGGAGAAGCGTGTCGTGCCGCGGTCGGTGCTCTCGCGCCAGCTCGCCAACCCGTTCCTCGCCCCCGACTTCGAGGCCGCCGCCCAGCGCGTCGCCGCCAAGCCGCGGCGGCTGGCCGGGTGGGAGCTGCTGGAGCCGCTGTTCCGCTCGTTCGAGCAGGCCGGGCCGGGTGCGCCGGCGTGCATGCCGCTGCCCGACCCGCGCCCCGTGCCGGGACTCATGGGCCGCGAGCTCATGCCGCACCAGTCGCAGGTCGTGGCCGCCACCACCCGCGGGCACCGCACGTTCCTGCTCGCCGACGAGCCCGGGCTCGGCAAGACCGCGCAGGCGCTGCTCGCCGCGCAGGCCGCCGACGCGTTCCCGCTGCTCGTCGTCGCCCCCAACGTCGTCAAGACCAACTGGGCGCACGAGGTGGGCATGTGGATGCCGCTGCGCCGGGCGACGGTCGTGCACGGCGACGGCGAGCAGGTCGACGGGTTCGCCGACGTGGTCATCGTGAACTACGAGATCCTCGACCGGCACGTCGGGTGGCTCGGGGAGCACGGGTTCCGCGGCATGGTCGTCGACGAGGCGCACTTCATCAAGAACAAGACCTCGCAGCGCTCCCAGCACGTGCTGGCGATCTCCGAGCGGATCCGCGAGCGCACCGCCCGGCCGCTGCTCATGGCGCTGACCGGCACGCCGCTGATCAACGACATCGAGGACTTCCGCGCGATCTGGCAGTTCCTCGGCTGGATCGACGACACCCAGCCGCTGGGCCCGCTGATGAACGCGCTGGAGGACACGGGTCTGACGCCCGCCGACCGGGGCTTCGCCGCCGCCGCGCGCTCGGCCGTGATCGACATGGGCGTCGTGCGTCGTCGCAAGGTCGACGTGGTCGACGACATCCCCGCCCGCCGCGTCGCGGACCTGCCCGTCGAGCTCGACGGGGCCGTGGGCCGCTCCATCCGCGCCGCGGGGGAGGTGCTCACCCGCCGCCTCGTCCAGCGCTACCAGGCCGCCGTGGAGGCGCGCGGCGAGTCCGCCGTGGCCGGTGTCGACCTCGAGCTCGCCCGCCGGGTCGCGGCCGCCGAGCTCAAGGACTCCAGCTCCAAGGCCAAGGGCGAGAACGTCTTCACCATGGTCCGGCGCATCGGCCAGGCCAAGGCCGGGCTGGCCGCCGACTACGCCGCCCAGCTGGCCCGCAACGTCGGCAAGGTCGTGTTCTTCGCCAAGCACGTCGACGTCATGGATCAGGCCGAGCAGACGTTCGCCGAGCGGGGCATCCGCTACGCGTCGATCCGCGGCGACCAGACGCCGAAGGCCCGCGAGAAGAACATCACCGCGTTCACCGAGGACCCCGAGGTCTCGATCGCGGTGTGCTCGCTCATGGCCGCGGGCGTGGGCCTGAACCTGCAGGTCGCGTCCAACCTGGTGCTCGCCGAGCTCTCCTGGACCGACGCCGAGCAGACCCAGGCCATCGACCGCATCCACCGCATCGGCCAGTCCGAGCCGGTCACCGCGTGGCGGATCATCGCCGCGCAGACCATCGACTCGAAGATCGCCGAGCTCATCGACAGCAAGTCCGGCCTCGCCGCCCGCGCGCTCGACGGCGCCGAGGAGGACGAGACCGACTCGTCGACGAACGTCCAGCTCGACGCCCTCGTCAGCCTCCTCACCGACGCCCTCGCCCCGGAGGGCGTGGTCTGAGCGTGCGGCTCGGGCTGGTCTACGCGTCGTCCTCGGCTGCCATCGCGACGCGGATGTGTGCGACGTCCTCACGGATCTCCGGGTCGGTGAGGTACGCGGCGAGTCGGTCGTTGCCACGGACGAACCCGGCGGGAGTGTCACTGCTCATGCGGCCGCATCATGCTCCTCGCCGCATGCCGACGTCGAGCACCGGCGCCCGTCGTCACGACGACGTCGGCGCGACCTCGGGCAGACGCTCGTCGGGTGAGGCTTCCGACTCGGCGATGCGGAGGGCGGCGACGAGCTCGCGGTAGAGGTCGTCGGTGGCGAGGAGCTCGGCGTGGGTGCCGCGGGCTCGGACCTGGCCGGCCTCGAGGACGAGGATCTGGTCGGCGTCGACCACCGTGGACAGGCGGTGCGCGATGGTCAGGACGGCGCCGTCGCGGGCGGTGCGGCGGATGACGTCCTGCACGGCGACCTCGGTGAGGCCGTCGAGCTGGGCGGTCGCCTCGTCGAGCAGCAGCACCGCGGGGCGGCGGACCACCGCGCGCGCGAGGGCGACGCGCTGACGCTCGCCGCCGGACAGGTCGGTGGCCTGCACGGGCGTGTCGAGGCCCTCGGGCAGCGCGCGGACCGTCGCCTCCAGGCCCACGGCGCGCAGGGCCTCCCAGATCTCGTCGTCGGTGGCCTCGGGGTAGCGGAACGTGAGGTTGTCGCGGACCGTGCCGGACAGCAGCGGGGTCTCCTGCTCGACGTACGCGAACCGGGCACGCACCGTGGCGATGCTCAGCTCGTCGTACGGCACGCCGTCCAGGCGCAGGGTGCCGGTGTCGGGCTCGAGGAAGCGCAGCAGCAGCGAGATGACCGACGTCTTGCCGGCGCCGGACGGGCCGACCAGGGCCGTGTGGCCGCGGCGCGGCACGGCCAGGTCGACCCCGTCGACGGCCGGGCCGGTGGCCCCGGGGTACGTGAGGCGCACGCCCTCCAGCGCGAGGACGGGCGGGGCGCCGTCGGTGCCGGCGGGCTCGGGGTGGTCGCGGCCGGCCGTGAGGTCCTCGATGCGGATGGACTCGGTCTCGCGGATGCGCGCGGCGGCCGCGACGCCCGACTGCAGCTGCGTGAACACCTGCGTGAGGGTGGTGATGGGGTCGACGATGTTGAACGCGTAGAGCAGGAACGCGATGAGCGTCGACACCTCCAGCGTCCCGGCGTCGACGCGCCACGCACCGACGCCGAGGATCACGATGATCGCGAGCTGGATGCCGCCGCCGGCGATCGTCCACGCGAACGCCGTGACGTACACCGCCCGGATGCTGTGCCGGGCGGACTCGCGGGCCTGCACGGTCACCTGCTCGGCCTGCCTGTCCTCGGCGCCGCTGGCCTTGACGGTCCGCAGCGCCCGCAGCGCACCCTCCAGCGTCGAGCCGACGTTGCCGATGGACTCCTGCGCCTTGCGCTGCGCGACCCCGATCTGCGGCAGCAGCAACCCCATGAGCACGGCGACGACGACGATCGCCCCGAGCGTCGACAGCAGCAGCGGCACGTCGAGCACCGCCATGAGGATCACCGTCCCGGCCAGCGACACCAGCCCGTTGACGAGCTGGACGATGCTCGACGACGCGGCCTCGCGCAGCAGCACCGTGTCCGAGGTGACCCGGGTGACGAGCTCGCCGGGGGTGCGGCGCTGCACGTCGCCGAGCCGACCCCGCAGCATCCGCCCGACCAGCGCCAGGCGGGCGTCGAGCACGATGTTCTCGGCCAGCCGCCCCAGCACGATCCACTGGATCATCCCCGTGATCGACCCGAGAACCAGCAGCCCGACGAGCAGCGCGACCGGCCCCCGCAGCGACACGCCCGTGCCGAGGGTGTCGAGCACCCACTTGGTCGCCATCGGCATGGTCAGCGCCGTGGCCGTCGCCCCCAGGCCCAGCACCGTGCCGAGCACGACCGTGCGCATGTGCGGGCGCACGAACCCCCACAGCACCGCGATGTTCTGCCAGCGCAGCGGGACGGGCGGCGGGGCGTCGACGGCGTCGGTGCTCATCGCCCGATTGGAGCATCGGGATCCGGGGGTGTCTGCCTCTTTGTGGCGCCGTTCGCTGCGGGCGGACTACCCGGCGACCGCGCCGAGGAGCCAGTGCCGTCCGTGACCCCAGCCGTGCAGCGGCGCCATCGACCCCGGCCGGGCGAGGCCGTCCAGCAGCACGAGCAGCCGCACCCGGGCGAACTCCGAGCGTGCGTGCGCCTCGGTGCGCGCCCGCTCGACGAACCTCGTCTGCTCGACCGCGTCGAGCTGGGCGACGAAGAACACCGTCTGCCGCCAGGCGTAGGCGACGTCCTTGAGCGTCCGGTTCGGCTGCCGGTTGCCGTCCAGCCGCGCCACGAGCGCCGCGACGTGCG is a genomic window containing:
- a CDS encoding TIGR03618 family F420-dependent PPOX class oxidoreductase, encoding MTLPHPLTDVLRAKAICFVTTLMPDGSPQVSQTWVDTDGEHVVINTVDTHQKARNMARDSRVALGLADPASPLRSWGIRGRVLSMSTDGAREHLDGLSTKYLGRPYPGFGGPGGGQRVVVTIAVDAVHTP
- a CDS encoding endo-1,4-beta-xylanase — encoded protein: MTNPDLRTRRRRLGAFVGGLAATTLAVTLAMPAAAAGSTLQAAAGESGRYFGTAIAASRLSDSTYSTIANREFNMITAENEMKMDATEPSQGQFSYTQGDRIVNWARQNGKQVRGHALAWHSQQPGWMQNMSGTALRNAMLNHVTQVATYYRGKIHSWDVVNEAFADGSSGARRDSNLQRTGNDWIEAAFRAARAADPNAKLCYNDYNTDDWTHAKTQAVYTMVRDFKARGVPIDCVGLQSHFNPQSPVPSNYQTTLSSFAALGVDVQITELDIEGSGAAQAENYRRVVQACLNVARCTGITVWGVRDTDSWRASGTPLLFDGAGNKKAAYTSVLNTLNAGGTGTPTPTPTPTPTPTGTPTPTATPTPTPTQTPPPTGTCSASLAIANSWGGGYQATVTVRAGTSSINGWRVTLPAGVSTSNVWNGVLANGVVSNAAYNGSVAAGQTTTFGFIGNGSAPAPGALSCS
- a CDS encoding DEAD/DEAH box helicase — protein: MARAGQRRSGRASAEPGGRRPAGGRAQRPAERGIVPVLADVAREVENAVARPPMKPGTRTKFQVVALIVREERARVMGDATLTQGRKAEQLKRLDGVATQLARIAARDTSLLELLAEDARVSDAARVYKATVMRAGGLEPTEDPEPARPAPTPTPGAEKRVVPRSVLSRQLANPFLAPDFEAAAQRVAAKPRRLAGWELLEPLFRSFEQAGPGAPACMPLPDPRPVPGLMGRELMPHQSQVVAATTRGHRTFLLADEPGLGKTAQALLAAQAADAFPLLVVAPNVVKTNWAHEVGMWMPLRRATVVHGDGEQVDGFADVVIVNYEILDRHVGWLGEHGFRGMVVDEAHFIKNKTSQRSQHVLAISERIRERTARPLLMALTGTPLINDIEDFRAIWQFLGWIDDTQPLGPLMNALEDTGLTPADRGFAAAARSAVIDMGVVRRRKVDVVDDIPARRVADLPVELDGAVGRSIRAAGEVLTRRLVQRYQAAVEARGESAVAGVDLELARRVAAAELKDSSSKAKGENVFTMVRRIGQAKAGLAADYAAQLARNVGKVVFFAKHVDVMDQAEQTFAERGIRYASIRGDQTPKAREKNITAFTEDPEVSIAVCSLMAAGVGLNLQVASNLVLAELSWTDAEQTQAIDRIHRIGQSEPVTAWRIIAAQTIDSKIAELIDSKSGLAARALDGAEEDETDSSTNVQLDALVSLLTDALAPEGVV
- a CDS encoding ABC transporter ATP-binding protein; this encodes MSTDAVDAPPPVPLRWQNIAVLWGFVRPHMRTVVLGTVLGLGATATALTMPMATKWVLDTLGTGVSLRGPVALLVGLLVLGSITGMIQWIVLGRLAENIVLDARLALVGRMLRGRLGDVQRRTPGELVTRVTSDTVLLREAASSSIVQLVNGLVSLAGTVILMAVLDVPLLLSTLGAIVVVAVLMGLLLPQIGVAQRKAQESIGNVGSTLEGALRALRTVKASGAEDRQAEQVTVQARESARHSIRAVYVTAFAWTIAGGGIQLAIIVILGVGAWRVDAGTLEVSTLIAFLLYAFNIVDPITTLTQVFTQLQSGVAAAARIRETESIRIEDLTAGRDHPEPAGTDGAPPVLALEGVRLTYPGATGPAVDGVDLAVPRRGHTALVGPSGAGKTSVISLLLRFLEPDTGTLRLDGVPYDELSIATVRARFAYVEQETPLLSGTVRDNLTFRYPEATDDEIWEALRAVGLEATVRALPEGLDTPVQATDLSGGERQRVALARAVVRRPAVLLLDEATAQLDGLTEVAVQDVIRRTARDGAVLTIAHRLSTVVDADQILVLEAGQVRARGTHAELLATDDLYRELVAALRIAESEASPDERLPEVAPTSS